GGGCTCGAGCTTCCCGCCCACAGCGCGCGCGCCCTCAAGGGGATGTCCATCGGCTACGCCACCGGCACCCGGGGCGGAAGCCACCACGACACCCGGCCCACCCTCCAATACGCCTCCGACCACGACAACACGAAGACCGAAGGCAAGCCGGAATTCGCCATGCGGACCCAGAACTTCACCGCCCTCGGCGATTCCATCACCCAGTGCCGCTTCACCGGCGAGCGCGGCTTCGGCGCCATGATCAACGAAAAGTACGCCACCATGCTCAATCTCGTCACCGGCTGGGACACCACCGAGGCGGAGCTGGAAGCCACCGGGGCGCGCATCTGTAACCTCGAGCGCGCCTTTCAGGTCAGGGAGGGCGTAACCCGCCAGGACGACATGCTCCCCCACCGGGTGATGCACGAGCCCATTCCCGATGGCCCGCACAAGGGGATGTACTGCCCGCCGGATGAACTCGAAAAGATGAAAGACGAGTACTACGCGCTCCGCGGCTGGGACGAGCAGGGCATCCCCCGGGCGGAAACCCTCGAGAAACTCGGCCTGGAGGATGTGGCGGACCAGATCAGTTTCTGATTCTTCTTTTCAAGCGAATCAAAAAAAACTGCGTCCCGGCCCCGGGGCGCAGTTTTTTTTCGGCAGAAATCTCCACCGATGGCAAGAATTTCCCCGCCGGGTTCGAGACCGGGGACGAACTTTCCCATCTATCCAACTGTTTATTCTATCGTTATAGACTTTCCGCTTTTCGGCACAGCATTTGCTTTCATCTACATCGGATAAGCCCACCGGGCCACCCTCCCGGAGGGGCGTCTTGAGCACGCACGGGGCCGAGCGCGCAATCCCATCCGCGCGCTCCGGCAAAAGGAGTTTTGCAATGGGCATATTTCCAGGACTGTCCACCGCCGCCTCGACGATGAACAATGCCTCGACCTCGATGAAGGTCATCAGCGACAACCTTGCCAATCTGGGCACCCCCGGCTTCAAGCAAAGCCGTACCCTCAGCTCCGATTCCTTCGCCAGCCTTCTCCCGAGCGGCGGCCCGGGCGATCAAGTCGGAAACGGAGCCAGCCGCGTCGGGATCCAGCGAATCGTCACCAAGGGCAAAATCGAGCCCAGCAACAACATACTGGACTCCGCGATCGACGGCGAGGGGTTCTTCATCCTGAACAACGGGCTGGGCGGGCAAGTCTACACGAGAGGCGGCACCTTCACGCTGAACGATCAGGGAGTTCTCATCCACACCCCGACGAAACTCGAGGTACAAACCTTCCCCGCAGCAGGCGGAACGGCGCTCGGAAACGTCACCTTGATAGGATTGAACAATCTTCTCGGGTCAGCCACGACCAATCTTTCCTTTGTCGGAAACCTCTCGGCGCAGGAAAACATCCTCGGGACAGCCGGCTCGTTTCTCTCCTCGTTGAAAAGAGATGAATTTGTCGTTTCCACCGGCGTGAACGATCAGTTGGTGTTCGATGTGGGAGGAGGGCCGATCACGGCCAGCCTCGTCACGCACGGCGGGCTGACTTCCGGCACGGCGGTCATCGGCAACGCCCTGGCCAATGCCGTTAAACTGGCCTTGGAGACCCAGAACGGCTCTCTCGACGCCTACACGGTGACCTACGATCTGTCCACGGACAAGTTCACCATCAAAAACGACAATGGGAACACAACCCCGATCACCTTCCGGCACGATCTGGCCACCTCGACCGCGTCCTCTCTCCTGGGATTTGCGGCGGCGGCCTCCTCGGCGATCCAGCCCAATTCCACCGAGGTCAGCAATCTGGGCGTGGCGTTCAACGTTCTGACCGGAGTCAACGATACCCTTTCCGTTAACTTTAACGGCGTCCCGGCCACCGTGACCGTCGCGGCGGGGAATTACACGGGAGGGGGCCTTGCGCGCGCCATCGAGGCGTCGCTTCAGGGCACCTCGGCGCTGAATCGATCTGCTTCGGTCACTTACGACGAACTACTGGGCACCTTCCGGATTTTGGGACCCCAGACCGGCGGCGCCTATACCATCAATCAGCCCTCGAACAGCGGGACGCCCACGATCGCCGTCGCCGCCACACAGACCACCGTGACGGGCGGTACGCTCTCGGCGACAGCGAGCTTTTCGACCGGCAGCGCGACCGCCGGAACGGGCAATTTCGACATCACCGATCCTTTCAAGACCAGCTCATCGAATTCGACACACGATGCATTCGACAGCCTGGGCAATCAGCGCTCGATGACAACATTCTTCAGGAAAGTGGGAGACAACATCTGGGAGTGGCACGCCGCCTTTCAGGGCAGCGACCTCGTGGGCCCCACCCTGAACACCAGCTTCGAGGAAATCGCCAGCGGTCTTCTCACGTTCGATTCAGACGGAAAGCTGGACACCGAGGCGAACACGGCCGGAACGGGCATCGTCAATTTTGACGCCATCGGAACCAATCCGCCGCCCGCGCAAGGACAAATTATTGCGTTCGACTTCGGCGATTCGCTGACGACCGATACGGGAACGGGACTTCTGGGGATGACGCAATTCGGCGGCCCCTTCAACATCGTCAGGTTCGACAACAACGGTGTCTCGCAAGGTTCGTTCCTGGTCGTGAACATCGACGAGAGCGGGTTCATCAACGCGCTCTTCAACAACAACCAGACGATCGTTCTGGGACAGATCGCTTTGGCCAGATTCCCGGTTCCCGCCGAATTAACCGCACTGGGGGACAGCATTTTCTCGGTATCGCCCGAATCGGGCGCCGCCACTGTCACCGCCCCGAACCAGAACGGAACCGGAAGGGTTCTCCCCGGGGCGCTTGAAATTTCCAACGTGGAGATATCAGAGCAATTCGTGGACCTGATAGTCCAGCAGGAAATCTTCCAGGCGAATGCCCGGCTGGTGACGGCGACGGACGAAATGCTGCAAACGCTGATAAACCTCTAGAGACGCCTCCAAAGGACTGGGCGCGGCCCTAGAGGAGGGAGAGGCCCTGCGGCGCCTCGGGGATCAGGAGCCGTTCC
Above is a window of bacterium DNA encoding:
- a CDS encoding flagellar hook-basal body complex protein, whose amino-acid sequence is MGIFPGLSTAASTMNNASTSMKVISDNLANLGTPGFKQSRTLSSDSFASLLPSGGPGDQVGNGASRVGIQRIVTKGKIEPSNNILDSAIDGEGFFILNNGLGGQVYTRGGTFTLNDQGVLIHTPTKLEVQTFPAAGGTALGNVTLIGLNNLLGSATTNLSFVGNLSAQENILGTAGSFLSSLKRDEFVVSTGVNDQLVFDVGGGPITASLVTHGGLTSGTAVIGNALANAVKLALETQNGSLDAYTVTYDLSTDKFTIKNDNGNTTPITFRHDLATSTASSLLGFAAAASSAIQPNSTEVSNLGVAFNVLTGVNDTLSVNFNGVPATVTVAAGNYTGGGLARAIEASLQGTSALNRSASVTYDELLGTFRILGPQTGGAYTINQPSNSGTPTIAVAATQTTVTGGTLSATASFSTGSATAGTGNFDITDPFKTSSSNSTHDAFDSLGNQRSMTTFFRKVGDNIWEWHAAFQGSDLVGPTLNTSFEEIASGLLTFDSDGKLDTEANTAGTGIVNFDAIGTNPPPAQGQIIAFDFGDSLTTDTGTGLLGMTQFGGPFNIVRFDNNGVSQGSFLVVNIDESGFINALFNNNQTIVLGQIALARFPVPAELTALGDSIFSVSPESGAATVTAPNQNGTGRVLPGALEISNVEISEQFVDLIVQQEIFQANARLVTATDEMLQTLINL